A single genomic interval of Arthrobacter methylotrophus harbors:
- a CDS encoding HNH endonuclease has product MNRDDPATSSHEARLRHEKRVIAARARLEAINAKVKRNHARGLHNALQRAAARFLPPGAELGEPRILDLARWPYTGDGRLIHIVPPELRDAVLAEDVLCLWCREAPSTTIDHVRPISRGGTSHPLNLVGACDPCNSAKADFLPSELGWVLGLPQRAFELGKTS; this is encoded by the coding sequence CACCTCCTCGCACGAGGCACGGCTGAGGCACGAGAAGCGCGTCATCGCAGCCCGGGCAAGACTGGAAGCGATCAACGCCAAGGTGAAAAGGAACCACGCCCGCGGGTTGCACAACGCGCTGCAGCGGGCAGCCGCCCGGTTTCTCCCACCGGGAGCGGAGTTGGGAGAACCGAGGATCCTCGACCTCGCACGCTGGCCCTACACCGGCGACGGTAGGCTCATCCACATCGTTCCGCCGGAGCTTCGGGACGCGGTGTTGGCCGAGGACGTTCTCTGCCTGTGGTGCCGGGAGGCACCCTCGACGACCATCGATCATGTCCGTCCGATCAGCAGGGGCGGCACAAGCCACCCGCTTAACCTGGTTGGCGCCTGCGATCCCTGCAACTCCGCAAAGGCCGACTTCCTGCCGAGTGAACTTGGCTGGGTACTGGGCCTGCCGCAACGGGCATTCGAACTCGGCAAGACGAGCTGA